The genomic region CGGGATGAGAACCGAGTGGGCGGTCCACTTCGCTCCTGGATCCGGCCCCACCCGGACCGAGGTGCACGAGGTGCTGACCACGCCCCTCGGCAGGCTGGGCCACGCCGCGCTGATCCTGATCGGGAAGCCGCCCGCCACCGAGGTGGCCGCGAACCTGCGCCGGCTCAAGCAACTCCTGGAGACGGGAGAGGTGACCGACACCGACCACGCCGTCGCCGGCAAGTTCGGCAGACTGTCGTGATGACAGGTTGATTCCTGCCGGCCGGGGTGCGCCCAGAGCGGCGGCGTTCGGCAGGATGACGGGGTGACCCATGACGTCGAGGACGAGCACGCGGCACCCGGCTGGGATGCGATCGACGCGGCGCTGAGCCTGCTGTATCCGGGGGTGGAACCGCGCCACGTCGGCTACCTACCGCCGGCGGCGTTCAGCGCCAATCTGCAGGGATGCTCGTCCTATCCGGCCGCCGGGCACTGGCACTACGTGACGTACGGGCTGAGCGAGCTGTACACGCCGGGGCCCGACGACGACCGGGAGTGGTCGGGTTGGGGCTTCGAGCTGACCCTGCGAGTGGTGCGGGGCAGCGAGGACGAGGCGCCCGGTTGGCCGTTCACCGTGCTGAACCACCTCGCCAACTTCATCAACGGCCAGGGCGTGCTCGTCGAGGACGGGCACCGGATGGACCTGCGGCAACCGGTCACCGGGCATCCGCACACCGACGGACCGGACACGGGACTGACCGTCTTCGCGTTCACCGTCGACCCGCAGTTGGACACCATCGACACCCCCAATGGAAAGGTGACCTTCTACCAGGCGGTCGGGGTCACCCCCGAGGAGAAGACACGCATGCAGCAGGCGAGCACCCGGCAGGTGCTCGACCAGATGACCGGGTCGAATCCGCTGCTGGTCACGGATCCGGCGCGGGCCTGACGGCCCGCGCCGACGACCTAAACACCCCCGTGTATGAATGGCGACAGCCGCGACACCACCAGTTTTTCCCCGACGGCTTCCGCCCCGGTCGATCAAGCCCGGTGAGCATCCTCTTCAGTCGTTTACCGTGGCTGGAATGACCGACCAAGGTTGGTTGGCGGACACCCGGGTCTCCTACGACACGGTCGCGGCCAGCTACGCCGCACAGGTGCGCGAGGCTCTCGCCAACGAGCCGTACCTGCGCGGGAGCCTGGCGTTGTTCGCCGACCTGATCCACGCCGCCGGCGGCGGGCCGGTGGCGGACGTGGGCTGCGGACCGGGACACGTCACCGCCCACCTGCACACCTTGGGCGTAGACGCCTTCGGCATCGACCTCTCACCCGCGATGGTCGACGTGGCACGGCGCGACCACACAGGCCTGCGGTTCGACGTGGGCTCGATGACCGACCTGGACCTCGCCGATTCCTCGGTCGCCGGTCTGCTCGCCTGGTGGTCGCTGATCCACGTCCCCGACGACGCGGTGCCCACGGTCCTCGGTCACTTCTGGCGCGCGTTGCGAGCCGGCGGGCTGCTGCTGCTCGGCTTTCATGTCGGCGACGGATCGCGGCTGAAGACACAGGGATACGGTGGCCACCCGATGAACGTGCACGTCCATCGTCGCCGGCCCGACCAGATGGCGGCCTCGCTGCGCGACGCCGGGTTCGCGGTCGAGACGCAGATGCTGACCGACCTGGATCAAAGCGTCCCCGGAGGCCTCCTTTTCGCGCGCCGTCGGCCCTGACGACGGGCTTGCGCGCTTCTCGTGCGGTGGGTCATCGGCTACGGCGTGTCACGATGCTGCTCAGCGCCGTGCTACTGGGCACGGCCGGCCTGGGCGTCGGCTCCTGGTGGGGCGGCGAGGATCTGAAGCTGAGGGGCATCTGTGGTTGCTGATCTGGCATCCGGGCTGCGGTTCGCCGCACAGCCGGTCGTGAGCGTCTTCGTTCCGGGCACTCCGGCGGTGTCGCCGAACTTCGACTTCGGCGGCATGGCGCCGGTCGAGGTGCAGCGGTATCCGCTCGAGCGGGACGATCCGGATTCGTTTCCGTACTCCCGCGTCACCGAATACGATCTTGTCCTCGATGAACTGCCGGCCGACCTCCACGCCTATCTGATTCATTGCGTGCGCTGCGGGAGACAGCGTGGTCTGGCTCGGATTCGAGGGCTCGCTCCACTTCGACCACATCCTCACCGACGTGATCGCGCCGCAGATCTACGGCGTGTGCGCGCCTGGCATCGAGCCGGTCGTGGCCCCGGACCTGGAGACTCTCAGGACGCCGGCCTGGCGGTCACTGATCAGTTCATTCCGGAGCCGGCTAGCCAGCCAAGCCGACCGCATCCGGCGATGGATTAGCCGCCTCCGCAGCGCCAATGGCTCTCACGGCCAGGCATCGGAGACGCTTCGTCTCCCCATCGTGGCCGAGCTTCTGCGGTCGCGTTCTGGTTGCTCTCCGGGCCAGCACCACGACTATCGGCTGCCCCAGATCGTCGGCCAGTCGCGCCAACCGTTCCAACGCTCAGGTTGGGGTGCTGTGCCGTGCAACAGAGGCTGGTGCCGGGGTCGTATATCCGGGTGTGGGTACGCAGCTTGGCGGGGAGGGTGGCACAGGTTTTGGAGTTCGACGACTACGTGCGGGCGCGGGGTGCAGCGCTGGTGCGTCTGGCGCGACTGTTGACCGGCGACCGGCATCGCGGTGAGGACCTGGTCCAGGAGGTGCTGGCGCGGGCGTTCGCGCGCTGGAATCACATCTCGACTGTGAACCCGGAGGCGTACCTGCGGCGGATGCTGGTCAACGCTTCGATCACGCGCTGGCGGCGACTGTCGAGCCGCGAGATCGTCATGGTGGACACCGGCGATTCCGCCAGCCAGGTGGATCTTGAATCAGAGGTTGTCGAGCGCGACGTCTTGTGGGGTTACGTCCGGCAGTTGCCCGCCAAGCAACGGGCCGCGGTGGTACTGCGCTACTACGAGGACCTTGACGATGTGTCGATAGCGGGGTTGCTCGGTTGTTCGACGGTGACCGTGCGTACGCAGGTGAAACGGGCGCTTGCCACGTTGCGGGGCAAAGTGGGTGCTGATGTGGCGCTGTACACCAAGGAGGGAACGCGATGACTGACCTGGATCGAGCGCTGCATGAGACGTTGGCCCGTGTCGCCGATGAGGACGTGCACGTCGAGCGGCTCCTCGCCGGGGCTCGCACGGCGGGCGTCCGCTACCGCCGGCGGCGCCGGTTCGGTATCGCGGCGAGCGCGGCGGGTCTGCCGGCCGTCGCTGCGGCGGTGGTGCTGTCGCTGACGGCGGCGCTGAGCCCGAGCGCCGGCTCGGGGGTGGGGCCGGGGTCGTGGCCGAGCGTGCCGACGCCGACGGCGAAGCCGACGCCGACCGCGAAGCCGACGCCGTCCGCGCCCTCGAGAAGTACTTCGCCGAGGGCAGTGTTGCCGACACCGCCGCTCGCTGCCGGTGCCGCTACGGCGATCGACTCGGCGGATGAAGTCGGCCGGCCGCTGCTGCTGCACCTCAGCTTGGCCCAGTTGCCGTTCCCGGTCATTGACGCCCAATACCAGCAGCTGGTCGAAGAGCGACAGGAACGTCTCGCATTCTTCGGCGTCGACGACAACGGTGAGCAACGAGAGCTCGTGGTGCGGGTCGGGGCCGACACGAAGGATTGGGAACCGCTGGCCGGTGACCGCGAAGCCGTCCGCGTCGCCGGGCGATCCGGCACGTTCGCCCTCGACAAGATCGACGACCGCCGGTCCGCCGTGCTGCGCTGGCGGGCCGCCAACGGCCTCTGGCTACAGGTTGCGGGGGCGCGAGACAAGACCGATGCGTTGACGGTCGCGGCCAGCGTACGGCTGGATCGCACCTACCGGTGTGTGGCGCCGTACCGGCTGCGCTCGCTGCCCGCCACGATGAAGCCGGAGAGCTGTTCAGTGGTGTTCAGAGGCACCACGGCCACCAGCATGCTGAGCGTGAGCAACGGAACGTTCCATATCCTGTTCACCACCGAGTCCGGCCCAGTCACCGACGCCAACGAAACAATCGGCGGCCGGCCGGCCCGGGTCGTGGAGCATCCCGGAGACGGCGGCGCCCACATCATGGAGGTGGCAGCCGACCAGGGCGACGGCGTGCTGTCGCTGACCGCCTCCGGCCGCTACGACCCCACGCTGGTCCGACGGATCGTCGCCGAGTGCGACTGGACAGGCGGCGAGGACCCGGCGACCTGGCCCATTGATCCGTTTACCGGCGATCGGTGACCGGAGCCAGGTTTTTGGAGGGCACCGTTGACCCGTTGCAGGCCATGCACGACCCCCACCAGACGCATCCTTGGTGGGGGTTGTGCATGGCCGGTCGGTTCAGGCGATCTTGCGGCGGTAGGCGGCCATCGCGAACGCGTAGGCGATGACCAGGATTCCGGCGCACCAGGCGAGCGCGATCCAGATGTCATTGCCGACCGGCTGTTGCTCGAACAGTGCTCGGATGGCGTTGACGATGGCGGTGACCGGCTGGTTCTCGGCAAAGGCTCGCACCGGGCCGGGCATCGTCTCGGTGGGGACGAACGCCGAGCTGATGAACGGCAGGAAGATGAGCGGATACGAGAAGGCGGACGCCCCGTCCGGGGTGGACGCGGTCAAGCCGGGGATCACTGCGAGCCAGGTCAGGGCGAGGGTGAACAGCGTGAGTATGCCCGCCACGGCGAGCCAGGCCAGCAGCCCGGCGGAGGAGCGGAAGCCGATCACCAGCCCGACTCCGATGATGACCGCCACGGACATGCTGTTGGACACCAGAGAGGTCAGCACATGGCCCCACAGCACAGATGACCGGGCGATCGGCATCGAGTGGAACCGCTCGAAGATGCCGCTCTTCATGTCCATGAACAGCCGGAATCCCGTGTACGAGATGCCGCTGGCAATCGCGATCAGCAGGATGCCGGGCATCAGATAGTTGACGTAGTTGTCGGTGTTGGCCTGGATCGCGCCGCCGAACACATATCGGAACAACAGTAGGAACGCGATGGGCATGATCGTAACGGTGATGATGGTGTCGAGACTGCGGGTGACGTGCTTGATCGAGCGGTCGAGCATCACGCCGGTGTCACTGAGAACGTGGGTGGTCATGGTCAGGCCTGCTTTCCGACGACGGAGAGGAACACTTCCTCGAGAGTGGGCTGCCGTTCCACGTACTCGACCTTGGCCGGCGGCAGCAGTTTCCGGAGGTCGGCCAGGGTGCCGGAGACGATGATCGTGCCCTCGTGCAGGATCGCGATCCGGTCGGCGAGCTTCTCGGCCTCTTCCAGGTACTGCGTGGTCAACAGCACCGTCGTCCCACCGCCGGCGAGCTTCTGAATCTCGTTCCATACCTCGATGCGGCCCTCTGGGTCGAGGCCGGTGGTCGGCTCGTCGAGGAAGATGATCGGAGGGTCACCGATGAGGCTCATGGCGATGTCGAGCCGCCGGCGCATGCCTCCCGAGTACGTCCCGACCCGGCGCCTGCCGGCGTCGGCTAGCCCGAACCGCTCGAGCAGCTGGTCCGCGGTCTCGCGGGGGTTGCCGACCCGGCGGAGCCGGCCGACCATGACCAGGTTCTCCCGGCCGGTGAGGATCTCGTCGACGGCGGCGAACTGCCCGGTCAGGCTGATCGATTCGCGCACCCGCAGCGGCTCGGACCCGACGTCGAACCCGTGGACGCTTGCCGTGCCGCCGTCCGGCTTGAGCAGGGTGGACAGGATGCGCACGATCGTGGTCTTGCCGGCGCCGTTCGACCCGAGCAGCGCGAAGATGCTGCCGCGCGCCACCTCGAAATCGACGCCCTTGAGGACGGGTAGTTCCTTGTAGGACTTGCGCAATCCGTTGACCCGGATCGCCGGGCTGGCTGTTGCCATGTGCCGCCTCCTGTGCTTGGGCAGGGGTCATCGCCGGGCGGGCCGCCGTCGGCTCCGTCCGTGATGCGGGACGTGTGTGATCGACGGGCGAGCCGGCGGCTCGTCCGTGGTTGGTCAGGCGTGGATCAGATGTCGAGGTCCTCGATCGTCGGCTCGTGGACGGCGTCGAGAACCAGCTCGTAAAGCTCGGTCGGGATGATTCCGCGCAGCGCGTCGAGGTCGTCGGCGATGCGCAGGCTGGAGTCGGCGGGAATGCGTGTCCAGGATTGGTTGGCGCTCCAGTCACCGACCCAGGCGCGCCAGCCGGTGCGGTACTTCTCGGCGTTCGGTCCGGTGTTCACCTGCGCCTCGGACCGCTCGAGGTGAACGACGTACTTCTCGCTGCGGGTGCGGTAGACCCGATAGGTCTCGTCGCGCTCGTTGCCGGTCCGCTCCATCTCGGCCAGCAGCACGCCGGAGAACCGCTGTTTGCGGCCGAGCCCGGGCCCGACGCGCACGACGACATCGTCGTATCCCTGCTGCCGGCCCTCCTCGACCTCGACGTAGCGACGCAGTGCGGCGGCGATGGCCGCCGACAGGGTGCCGCCGGCGAGCTCCTGGGCGCGCTGAAAAAGCGGCAGGTCGTCGTCGGACACGTAGATGGTCTTGTTGGGCATGACCTGACTATACGCACACCTATACGTACACGCAACGCTGGAGCTATCGGGTGAGCGACTCCTGATAGACGTCGGCGTAGGTGCGCGAGTCCTTGATCAGGTCATCGCAGAAGGCGGCGACGTCAGTGCCCGTGACTTCCAGAACGCCCTTGCCGGCTGCGACGCCCTCCTCGAAGAAGTCGACGATTCCAGGGAGCAGACCCCCGTCGAGCAGGTCGGTCGGCCCGACCTTGAACAGGTAGCGCTGCATCTCCTGGTAGACGATCCGATAGTCGGGCGGGAGAGCCTTGACCCGGGCGACGTGCGCCCGCCACTGCTTCTTGCCCTCGATGATGTCCTGGATGCTCACGTCAGCCTCCTAGCCGGGCCAGTTTGCGTGCGACATTCCGGTTCAACTGCTCCCGCCACCGGTCGCGGTAATCGCGGGCCCCCGCCCCGCCGGCCAGTGCCGTCGAGAAGCCGGCAATGTCGTCGCCGAGCACCTCGTCAATGCGCTGCCCGTCGGCCGCGGCTTCCTCGAGCAACCCGAGAGCGGCCTCGGCGATCGGGGTCAGGTTGCGGCCCGTGAAGCTCCCGTACGGGAAGAGGTGAGCCACGATCTGTCCCCACGCGGCCTGATAGTCGGCCGGCAACGCCTGCGCCCGGCCTTCGAACGCCTTCCACTCCCGGGTCAGATCGCTGCCCGTGATGGTCTCCCAGAAGCTCATGCCCCGCCCTCCTTAAGTTTGTCGATCCGTGAGGAGACGTACTGCCATTTCGTCCAGAACGTCGCGAGCTCCTCGCGCCCGGCGTCGTTGAGCGTGTAGAACTTGCGCGGCGGACCCACCTCGGACGGCCGCTTCGACACCTGGACGAGCCTGTTGCGCTCCAGGCGCAGCAGGATGGTGTACACCGTGCCGTCGATGACGTCGGCGAAACCGAGTTCGTTCAGGCGGCGCGTGATGGCGTAGCCGTAGGTCTCCTCACGGCCGATGATTTCGAGCACGCAGCCCTCAAGCGTGCCCTTCAGCATCTCGGTCAGATCCTCCACCGCAGCCCCCAATCCGGTATCTAGTAGCACCGGGTACTGGTATACGGTAGCACTGAGTACCGCTAGGCGGTAGTACCGAGTACTGGAGATTTCTGCCGGTCAGGCGGAAGCGGTAGCCCGAGCAGGCTCGGCGAGAAGGCGGGTCCAACCGCGCAGGCCCCGGTGGAACCGGGCGGCCCGTCCCCGCCGGAAGAACCCGCGGCGCAGCAGGTCCTCGAAAGTTCCCCGTCGCACCGGGGTCCTGGTCAGACCATCGGCGACGCCTGGTCGTGTGGCGGAGTTTGCGGGCGGCGACGCAAATCCTCATCGATAGAGACGATGCCCTACGAGTTCAGGTTGCCCATGTCGCCTACCTGGTCAAATGTTGATTGAGCTGCGGATCTACCTTCCGACATCTCTCACTGGCGATGATGGCGATTCGGCGTCTTGAGGACTGGATGAGGACTGCGGGGGTCTTGGCAGAGGCGCTGTCCTTTCGATCTATAGGATCAGGCCAGGCAACTCGCGGAGGTGGCTGGGGGGCGATCTGTCGATGGAACCCCGATCCCTCGCCGATGCAACGGCACGGTGACCCTTGATGACGACGAAACAACGCACTGCAGCAGCGCCGGTTGCCCCGGCACCGAATGGGGGCAGGGCGACATCGATGCCTGCTGGGTAGATCAGTGCGTGCACTCCCCATCCGGCCCCGCATGGAGCGACTCGTTGTAGGGCTCGCTACACGGTTTAGGAAGTGTGGACACGGCCGACACTCGCGGAGCGCCGACCTGGCTTGACCTGCGCCGCCATGCCGGCCGCCACGTCCAGGAGCTGACCGCCGTTGACCCTCAGGTCCCGTCCCATCGGGCACGCGACGGCACGCCCGCACTTCCCTGCCTTGCAAAGATCAATACTGTTGTCGGCTGGTGTCGGCCGCTGCCGCTGACCTGCTCGACTTGTCGGCTTCCGTCGCTCGCCACTCCTGCTTTTCGGCCGGCTTGGCTGCATGGTTGGCTGTACAACGAGGCTACGGATGGGGTAGCAGGCACCTCGTACGGTTGACGGGGTGTTGTTCGAGCCGGTGACTGCGGAGCTGTCGTTCGAGGACGACGGGAACGAGCTGATCGGCGATTTCGTCCGGCCGCCATGGCCGGGTCCGTGCCCGGCAGTGGTCTTCGTCGAAGGTTCTGGTCCGGGTGGTCGCAACCAGGGGCCGTGGCAGACGAGGCTTGCCGCCGCCGGCTTTGCGAGCCTCGCCTATGACAAGCCCGGTTCTGGAGACTCAACGGGCGATTGGAC from Micromonospora sp. WMMD812 harbors:
- a CDS encoding suppressor of fused domain protein, which encodes MTHDVEDEHAAPGWDAIDAALSLLYPGVEPRHVGYLPPAAFSANLQGCSSYPAAGHWHYVTYGLSELYTPGPDDDREWSGWGFELTLRVVRGSEDEAPGWPFTVLNHLANFINGQGVLVEDGHRMDLRQPVTGHPHTDGPDTGLTVFAFTVDPQLDTIDTPNGKVTFYQAVGVTPEEKTRMQQASTRQVLDQMTGSNPLLVTDPARA
- a CDS encoding class I SAM-dependent methyltransferase, which gives rise to MTDQGWLADTRVSYDTVAASYAAQVREALANEPYLRGSLALFADLIHAAGGGPVADVGCGPGHVTAHLHTLGVDAFGIDLSPAMVDVARRDHTGLRFDVGSMTDLDLADSSVAGLLAWWSLIHVPDDAVPTVLGHFWRALRAGGLLLLGFHVGDGSRLKTQGYGGHPMNVHVHRRRPDQMAASLRDAGFAVETQMLTDLDQSVPGGLLFARRRP
- a CDS encoding SigE family RNA polymerase sigma factor; this translates as MEFDDYVRARGAALVRLARLLTGDRHRGEDLVQEVLARAFARWNHISTVNPEAYLRRMLVNASITRWRRLSSREIVMVDTGDSASQVDLESEVVERDVLWGYVRQLPAKQRAAVVLRYYEDLDDVSIAGLLGCSTVTVRTQVKRALATLRGKVGADVALYTKEGTR
- a CDS encoding ABC transporter permease, whose protein sequence is MTTHVLSDTGVMLDRSIKHVTRSLDTIITVTIMPIAFLLLFRYVFGGAIQANTDNYVNYLMPGILLIAIASGISYTGFRLFMDMKSGIFERFHSMPIARSSVLWGHVLTSLVSNSMSVAVIIGVGLVIGFRSSAGLLAWLAVAGILTLFTLALTWLAVIPGLTASTPDGASAFSYPLIFLPFISSAFVPTETMPGPVRAFAENQPVTAIVNAIRALFEQQPVGNDIWIALAWCAGILVIAYAFAMAAYRRKIA
- a CDS encoding ATP-binding cassette domain-containing protein; this translates as MATASPAIRVNGLRKSYKELPVLKGVDFEVARGSIFALLGSNGAGKTTIVRILSTLLKPDGGTASVHGFDVGSEPLRVRESISLTGQFAAVDEILTGRENLVMVGRLRRVGNPRETADQLLERFGLADAGRRRVGTYSGGMRRRLDIAMSLIGDPPIIFLDEPTTGLDPEGRIEVWNEIQKLAGGGTTVLLTTQYLEEAEKLADRIAILHEGTIIVSGTLADLRKLLPPAKVEYVERQPTLEEVFLSVVGKQA
- a CDS encoding EXLDI protein yields the protein MSDDDLPLFQRAQELAGGTLSAAIAAALRRYVEVEEGRQQGYDDVVVRVGPGLGRKQRFSGVLLAEMERTGNERDETYRVYRTRSEKYVVHLERSEAQVNTGPNAEKYRTGWRAWVGDWSANQSWTRIPADSSLRIADDLDALRGIIPTELYELVLDAVHEPTIEDLDI
- a CDS encoding DUF1048 domain-containing protein, with amino-acid sequence MSIQDIIEGKKQWRAHVARVKALPPDYRIVYQEMQRYLFKVGPTDLLDGGLLPGIVDFFEEGVAAGKGVLEVTGTDVAAFCDDLIKDSRTYADVYQESLTR
- a CDS encoding DUF1048 domain-containing protein, encoding MSFWETITGSDLTREWKAFEGRAQALPADYQAAWGQIVAHLFPYGSFTGRNLTPIAEAALGLLEEAAADGQRIDEVLGDDIAGFSTALAGGAGARDYRDRWREQLNRNVARKLARLGG
- a CDS encoding PadR family transcriptional regulator encodes the protein MEDLTEMLKGTLEGCVLEIIGREETYGYAITRRLNELGFADVIDGTVYTILLRLERNRLVQVSKRPSEVGPPRKFYTLNDAGREELATFWTKWQYVSSRIDKLKEGGA